A window of Campylobacter concisus contains these coding sequences:
- a CDS encoding ferritin-like domain-containing protein translates to MLNELLNASYTSEKNALSLYENLASFGDIFNEIANIRKNAIILIEKFASTHDYELACENEAIFLPAKNKEDALIQALNYELELNKMYEKFCESLDDEELKDLFFRLWATSNNEYVASLKQRLKEIYSGCEIKNELNLNEISQNFEQNGITNILENYQNDFNEITKSLQNIASGKADKSELAKITNNPNFSFFSGLALGALGISVVSKNFNKDEENE, encoded by the coding sequence ATGCTTAATGAACTTTTAAATGCATCGTATACCAGCGAAAAGAACGCACTTAGCTTATATGAAAATTTAGCTTCATTTGGTGATATTTTTAACGAGATCGCAAATATCAGAAAAAATGCAATCATCTTGATAGAAAAATTTGCGAGCACACATGATTATGAGCTTGCTTGCGAAAATGAAGCTATATTTTTGCCAGCAAAAAATAAAGAAGATGCGCTAATACAAGCTTTAAACTATGAGCTAGAGCTAAATAAAATGTATGAAAAATTTTGCGAAAGCTTAGATGACGAGGAGCTAAAAGATCTATTTTTTAGACTTTGGGCTACTTCAAATAACGAATACGTCGCCTCTTTAAAACAACGCTTAAAAGAAATTTATAGTGGCTGTGAAATAAAAAATGAGCTAAATTTAAATGAAATTTCACAAAATTTTGAGCAAAATGGCATAACAAATATTTTAGAAAACTATCAAAATGACTTTAATGAGATAACTAAAAGCTTGCAAAATATCGCAAGTGGCAAGGCTGATAAAAGCGAGTTAGCAAAGATAACCAATAATCCAAATTTCTCGTTTTTTAGCGGGCTTGCGCTTGGGGCATTAGGCATTTCAGTAGTTAGTAAAAATTTTAATAAGGATGAAGAAAATGAATAA